Genomic window (Gadus chalcogrammus isolate NIFS_2021 chromosome 3, NIFS_Gcha_1.0, whole genome shotgun sequence):
ACGTGTTGACTGCAGAAATACACTCACCAAATCCgcttctgaaagcttcatccactaATCACATGCATAACTTTGCATGTAAACAAGAGTAACGCCACCGTTGGTTTCTTGGCCCAGACTCTGTGCCATCTGCCCCctagttctgctataacatagtaggactccTGGATCtaagattatatatattaacccatttaggcctaaaccgcctggaaaaaatgcctgtaaaacctataggcgatttcagaaaagcccccaaaacctgaagtttttctagaaattcagcaattgtgtcaacgcctactaaattactgatttttcagcccctgtaacagataggaacacaattcaaaaagtatttgagAGCTGACACTTGTGGCTTTCATGGGAAAATTGAGTTTTTActtacaaatatttacaatatttacacacaggtagaaaagtaaataacatatgtaacatatatataataacaacaaaaacatatgtaaaagtgcaggaacagcacaaaacagaaaaaaaaataaagtataaaaaagtgaaataagtatataagaaagtaataaagtatataataacaaacatgggaaggggaacagactgggactaaaactgtaaacagtctgCCTCACAGGTACCGGCGGTAGTGCTTGCCAAAGCATTCCATGTGCAGTGGCAGGTTGCACTGTTTGCAACCGTAAACAGTTGGCCCACCTTCCTTTTCATCGTCAGGGACAAGCTGACACTCCCTGCACTGTTTTCTTTTATCATAAATTTTACCAAAGTCATGCTGTGGAGTAggtgtgtctcctccagctggagatggagatgaaggcggaggaggggatggagaaggagggaagaatCTTCTTCCTGCAGATGGAGATGGGGAaacaggaggagatggagaaggagagaagaatCTTCTTCCTGATAGTCCAGCaattggagaggaaggagaagatggagaagcaggaggaggagaaaaaggagaagatggagaagcaggaggaggagaaaaaggagaagatggagaagcaggaggaggatgaaaaggaggaggagtcacAGGAACAGCCCTTGTTCTCAGTGGTGAGATGAGCTGCTCTGCCAGGTCCTCCATCCAGTTCTTGAATCCTTTGTATCTGGTTCTGAAGGCTGTTCCTCCAACAGACCTCGCAGCTATGTAGGCATTGTGGCAGGACACGGACAGGAGAAAGAAGaagaccctcctccaccacttctTCGATCTATGTTGGAACCCGTAGTAGCCAACCATCTGATCCAGCAGATCGACGCCTGGAACACACACGACACTCAGTTGACACACATGACACTCACACATGACACTCACACATTTGCACTCAAAAGAGCAACAAAAGTCAAACAAACCTTTCATGTACTTTTGGTAGTCTGCTAGGCAAGCTGGCACTACCACCGGGACGCGGTTGGCTCCATCCTTTCTCCTGTTTACGGTCCCCGTCTCAGTTGGGTCATGGTGGTTGGACAACACCATGACCGTCTTTGTGTCTTGCCAAATACAAAATGTGAGGTCGTCCATCTGAGCGACCCTGTATTCGTGCTTGTTGAGTGAGGCTTTCTTTCGAAGCAGCTCACTCTTTGGGAGTCCCCTCCGGTTGGCACGAACAGTGCCACAAGCATACAGGCCATGGGTCCTCATCTCCTCCAAGAGACCTACCCCGGTGTAAAAATTGTCCATGTAGATGGACAGGTGAGAGCCGTAATATGGTCTGGCTAAATCCATAACCACACGATGTGCCAGGCCCTTCTCTCCTGACCCTTCACGACCAGCATAGACCTGGAAGTTGGTCACATATCCAGTGGCGCTCTCAGCCATTACCCACACCTTGATACCCCACTTTGTAGGCTTCATGGAGAGTTACTGCCTGAAGGAGAGACGCCCTTTGAATTTAATCATGCTCTCATCCACAGACACATTGCCATCCACCTCATAAAGTGCCTGGAATTGAGCCAGGAGGTAATCTAGGAACCagcgcattttccacatcttGTCATCTCTGTTGACTGCTGCCTGGTTGTCCTGGAGGTGTAGATACCTGAAAATGCAGAAATAGACACAGATCTTAGATGAAAGCACAATATCAAACAAAGTTACCTTGGATGAAAGcataatttaaaatattatcaTAATTGCTGTGCGTTGTAACATAATATTCTGTCTATATTGTTAATTACATTGGACTGTAAGCTACTATTTATACTTGTATGTGATTGAATAAAAATACTATGCAAAAAAACTGTCTGTgttttaaattacatgcacttgtatgtgatgactactgaataaaagtattatgcataatacaaatacaattgcatttcatcctaagaagtagcgtaattaaaagatacaggctataatttgggaatgtatagtagcctaggccttattgttctggagatcgcagttaggtgtgaaattccagagaagcttatctggttttacgcacccgggtgctttacgcatctccgggacagtaatacatctcttacatataaactgtcgtaatttcttattacagcatcatcacaatcaataagtattactattgtcctTACCTCCAGATGGCCGCAAATCTGTCCCGGGACATATTTCTGGCGAATTGCGTCCGAAAGAGATTCTTACTCTGTCGCCAGTAATCTCTTCGCACCggcaacacaagcagccccATTCCCATACAGATACCAATAAAGGTCTTCATCTCCGGCACAGTTACCGGAGACCACCTTGCCGTCTTCGCTCTGGTCGGTGTTTGTTCGACCTGGTCTCTatatctgtttgtctctgtgacGAGATGTGTCCAAAGTTCCTCCTTAAAAATCTTCTCAAATGCCTGTAGCGGTGTGGCATCTTGAGGCAAATCGAGCTTCACCCCTGGTGTCCTGTTGAAGGCACTCCGTGGATTTCGATGGAAGTTGTCCGTCTTCCAGTTGGTCTGGAAACCCTCAAACTCCCCTAaatcatcttcttcttcctcgtcgtcgtcattcacgaacatgtgccgtaaccataattcccggtcaatcggttcgtattcgtcatcagagtactcggcctcatcaacatcttcgaAGCCGAGAAACTCCTCGAAATCGCTACCGTCAGAAAAGTCTTCAAATTCCGCCATAGCTTGAATACATTTCTGAACTAAACTCACGAGGAACAAGTTGACACCTATATGTGTCTATTCTGAGGCATTTCATTGGCCCAGAGGCCGACACTTTGGGCCGAAAAACCGAATATAttagaaaaatgacgcaaacgCTTTCCCGTCCTTAAAGGTAGAATGACGCAACAGCGCTCCCGGCTTTAAAGGTAGAACAGCGGTAATGCTTTCCCGGCTTAAATGGGTTAATACTTGACCACAAATGAGTCACCAATGTCTGTTTGCCTTGTTTGACACTAACATGTAGGATATTCATTAAAGAATACTTTGTATAAATGCAGCTGCAGCAGGATCTTTATTAGAGAGCTAAAGGTCTTCATCACACGGGTGTAATAATAGAGGAGAACACAGGTGTATCTCATGACCTTAGTTAAGGCCACTGGCATGCCTAGCCTATAATGAACTAAATGAGCTACACCTGTTTTTGCCCCCACTATTACACCTCTGTGATAAAGGCCTCTGGACATTGTTAGATAGCCTACAaccttaggccccgtttacacgaggacgcttgcgggtaaaaacaacaaaatattttatcggaagtgcctttcgtttagacggtgacggcgtttttggggatggaaaacgcataaatctgaaaccaccctccagagtggaaaagttgaaaacgctccgccgtagggttccgtctacactgccaagacgcaaaaacactgctcagatctgctcacgttgCGTAcacgtttacgtcacatacatgtgccagtacaaagaaataaacaaacatgtcagattaccgtaattttcggactataaaccgcgccttttttcccattttttgATTCTGCAGCTTATATAAaggtgcggctaatctatggatttttaaaGCTAACGGCCACTCGGAAAATttgtattcaaagcttaaatcagtattcggagcttcgttgttttttttccacatacgagacgttaccagagcgagggaggcaaactataagcgtcagcgacaccaagcagagaagcgagagaggtggaggaagaatagatatcttgtttccctttactttataacacaacattagcgggatctcggaaggaaaagtaatacttagcgaaatgctaacgtttgcttagttgtttgtttacgttcgctgtacagcgcagCGCCAATCAAC
Coding sequences:
- the LOC130379248 gene encoding piggyBac transposable element-derived protein 4-like; its protein translation is MKPTKWGIKVWVMAESATGYVTNFQVYAGREGSGEKGLAHRVVMDLARPYYGSHLSIYMDNFYTGVGLLEEMRTHGLYACGTVRANRRGLPKSELLRKKASLNKHEYRVAQMDDLTFCIWQDTKTVMVLSNHHDPTETGTVNRRKDGANRVPVVVPACLADYQKYMKGVDLLDQMVGYYGFQHRSKKWWRRVFFFLLSVSCHNAYIAARSVGGTAFRTRYKGFKNWMEDLAEQLISPLRTRAVPVTPPPFHPPPASPSSPFSPPPASPSSPFSPPPASPSSPSSPIAGLSGRRFFSPSPSPPVSPSPSAGRRFFPPSPSPPPPSSPSPAGGDTPTPQHDFGKIYDKRKQCRECQLVPDDEKEGGPTVYGCKQCNLPLHMECFGKHYRRYL